The Sorangiineae bacterium MSr11367 genome window below encodes:
- a CDS encoding GNAT family N-acetyltransferase, whose protein sequence is MDLKNETFQIRRMRADETDLIREWAAGEGWNPGLHDANCFYATDPQGFFLGEVDGQPVAMISCVAYDSSYGFLGLYIVKAAYRGHGYGLRTWQEGMKYLGTRTVGLDGVLAQQQNYERSGFRFSHHHVRYERVSGGTPLPASDFQRRAPRLEADRARHIVPLSTIPEADLVAYDTARAPAPRPHFLQRWLHLRDSYGFASIQDGKLRGFGLVRPCVVGFKIGPLLADDAVVAEDLLRGLLAAAPSGPVFLDVPDTTPVPRNLALHFGMHEVFRTARMYTRPTSSHEHVFGIASMELG, encoded by the coding sequence ATGGATTTGAAAAATGAAACGTTCCAAATTCGAAGAATGCGCGCGGATGAGACGGACCTCATTCGCGAGTGGGCAGCCGGGGAGGGGTGGAACCCTGGGCTCCATGACGCAAATTGCTTCTACGCGACGGACCCACAGGGCTTCTTCCTGGGCGAGGTCGATGGCCAACCGGTCGCCATGATCTCCTGCGTTGCCTACGATTCATCCTACGGCTTCCTCGGTCTGTACATCGTCAAGGCGGCCTACCGGGGGCATGGCTACGGTTTGCGCACATGGCAGGAGGGCATGAAATACCTCGGCACGCGCACCGTCGGCCTCGACGGCGTTCTCGCGCAACAGCAAAATTACGAGCGTTCGGGCTTTCGCTTTTCGCATCACCACGTGCGCTACGAACGAGTGTCCGGAGGTACGCCGCTCCCGGCGTCCGACTTTCAACGCAGGGCACCGCGGCTCGAGGCGGACCGCGCGCGCCATATCGTTCCATTGTCGACGATTCCAGAGGCCGATCTCGTTGCCTACGACACGGCGCGTGCCCCGGCGCCGCGCCCCCATTTCCTGCAACGTTGGTTGCATCTTCGCGATTCGTACGGCTTTGCATCCATCCAAGATGGAAAACTACGTGGCTTTGGCCTGGTGCGGCCCTGCGTCGTGGGGTTCAAGATCGGACCTCTCTTGGCCGATGACGCAGTGGTCGCGGAGGATCTCCTTCGCGGTTTGCTCGCCGCGGCGCCCTCCGGGCCCGTTTTCCTCGACGTTCCGGACACCACGCCTGTGCCTCGAAACCTCGCCTTACATTTCGGAATGCACGAGGTGTTTCGCACCGCGCGGATGTACACTCGACCAACGTCGAGTCACGAACATGTGTTCGGGATCGCATCGATGGAGCTTGGGTGA
- a CDS encoding BMP family ABC transporter substrate-binding protein produces MKSNPKKIITALRSVCAFVTIASSLGACKGSTEKQEKSSISDPANPANSAGSAASATSLTVGMILVGPKNDHGWNESHFEGIKKAIAKFPDVKFDYIDKVNPSDRPNSKSAQVADDLIARGSRLVVFSSDDFKDDALETARKHPNVSIIHVSGDHAWKEGRNYKNQKNLGNIDGAAEPAKMIAGCSAALATESGKIGYLGALANDETRRLVSSAYLGAKHCWEKYRKKPAKDLTFKVTWIGFWFNIPGVTLDPTKVVDDYFSGGFDVVMSGLDTPEAAVQSKKAAEAGKRVRFTHHDFKAGCDLSPDTCLGVSYYNWMPAYRDVVRSVREGKFTGEFAWPGPDYRDINGEESSIGFDFGRALGDKKATLEEFIRTLGDKSVVLHSGPLKFQDGSEFLKAGEVATPQKIWYMPQLLEGITGKSQ; encoded by the coding sequence ATGAAATCAAACCCGAAGAAGATCATCACTGCTTTACGGTCGGTATGTGCATTCGTCACCATCGCGTCATCGCTCGGCGCGTGCAAAGGCTCGACGGAAAAGCAAGAGAAGTCTTCGATCTCGGATCCGGCGAATCCCGCCAATTCTGCCGGTTCGGCAGCCTCCGCGACGTCGCTGACCGTGGGGATGATCCTCGTGGGCCCGAAGAACGACCATGGATGGAACGAGTCGCACTTCGAAGGCATCAAGAAGGCGATTGCCAAGTTCCCCGACGTGAAGTTCGACTATATCGACAAAGTCAATCCTTCCGATCGCCCAAATTCGAAAAGTGCGCAGGTTGCCGATGATCTGATTGCACGCGGAAGTCGGTTGGTGGTCTTCAGCTCGGACGATTTCAAGGATGACGCCCTGGAGACTGCCCGCAAGCACCCCAACGTGTCCATCATCCATGTTTCCGGCGATCATGCGTGGAAAGAAGGCCGGAATTACAAGAATCAGAAGAATCTGGGAAACATCGACGGCGCGGCCGAACCTGCAAAGATGATCGCGGGGTGCTCTGCGGCACTCGCCACGGAGTCCGGAAAGATCGGATATCTCGGGGCGCTGGCCAATGACGAGACGCGGCGCCTCGTGTCGTCGGCGTACTTGGGCGCCAAACACTGTTGGGAGAAATACCGAAAGAAGCCGGCCAAGGATCTGACCTTCAAGGTCACCTGGATCGGATTCTGGTTCAACATTCCAGGTGTGACTCTGGATCCCACCAAGGTGGTCGACGACTACTTCAGTGGCGGTTTCGATGTGGTGATGAGCGGACTCGATACGCCGGAAGCGGCCGTACAATCCAAGAAAGCGGCCGAGGCCGGCAAACGTGTGCGATTCACGCACCACGATTTCAAAGCGGGGTGCGATCTCTCGCCCGATACCTGTCTTGGCGTCAGCTACTACAATTGGATGCCCGCCTACCGCGACGTCGTCCGAAGTGTGCGCGAGGGCAAGTTCACCGGCGAGTTCGCTTGGCCCGGGCCCGATTACCGCGACATCAATGGAGAAGAATCGTCCATCGGGTTCGATTTCGGCCGCGCACTGGGCGACAAGAAGGCCACGCTCGAAGAGTTCATTCGCACGCTGGGCGACAAGAGTGTCGTCCTTCACTCCGGGCCGCTGAAGTTTCAGGACGGAAGCGAGTTCCTGAAGGCGGGCGAAGTGGCCACCCCGCAGAAGATTTGGTACATGCCTCAATTGTTGGAGGGGATCACCGGCAAGAGCCAATAA
- a CDS encoding SpoIIE family protein phosphatase, whose protein sequence is MRGWWPTSLRRSLTGQTLLQMALRVSLVILIATVIGYYHLVSSLRAATLAQLTKYVVERGHRERAIFSLAEDNQAVLRDALAKGFKEAAGRDFSKEFEATTERRDDGCLRSRDQPREGNVISLYVGRKTPVTDDLKRKMMVSRDLVLQYGPAWHNRFFNTYVSFPENAIILYTPDFPHMEQGFPPDYDIPSLEFHYITDAVHDPSRDPAWTGLYFDEIIKEWMVTCATPVYLGDRLVASAETDVLLSELFKRSINDHAPGTYNLIFRGDGRLVVHPDKVAEIQAKNGNYLIAESGDEHLKRVFGLVMNSVMGSAPNTAVADNSVDSEYVFFAKLDEPDWYFVTIFPKSTLSKQAFDTARVYLFLSVASLLVEIIVMYFVLRKQVAAPLMDMMAATSRVALGDLNVLLHSARREDELGQLSSQFNAMAGAVSTREQSLKNTLVELEDSRRQLAAKEALERELEIARTIQVSLVPQTLHLKGLDAAGKMLPAEEVGGDYYDAFEAEGTDWLLIGDVSGHGVTAGLIMMMVQTAVRTAVLNAPKDPEDPSPLSPSHVLNMVNTSIFGNLQRIDKNQYMTLTAFRIEGNTFTYAGRHQDVIIYRAATRKIECLETDGMWLGIMDDISQMVEDRTFLVDEGDIVLLYTDGLPEAKRLGRFLGIEGLVEVFRHAVETGRQSSQEILESVLEQTKDHEFKDDVSLLVVRAMCKTAPKSDSGTKTEDVAKA, encoded by the coding sequence ATGAGGGGTTGGTGGCCGACCAGCCTCCGGCGCTCGCTTACGGGGCAGACGCTTCTCCAGATGGCCCTGCGGGTCAGCCTGGTCATTCTGATTGCCACCGTCATCGGTTACTACCACCTGGTCTCCAGCCTTCGCGCCGCCACCTTGGCCCAATTGACGAAGTACGTCGTCGAGCGCGGTCACCGCGAACGCGCCATTTTCAGCCTGGCGGAGGATAATCAAGCCGTTCTGCGCGATGCGTTGGCCAAAGGGTTCAAAGAGGCGGCCGGTCGAGACTTCAGCAAAGAGTTCGAGGCGACGACCGAACGGCGTGACGACGGTTGCCTGCGCAGCCGCGACCAACCCCGGGAGGGCAACGTCATTAGCCTCTACGTCGGTCGCAAGACGCCGGTCACCGACGACTTGAAGCGCAAAATGATGGTTTCGCGCGACCTGGTGCTCCAGTACGGGCCGGCGTGGCACAATCGATTCTTCAACACGTACGTCAGCTTTCCCGAGAACGCCATCATCCTCTACACGCCCGATTTCCCGCACATGGAGCAGGGATTTCCGCCGGATTACGACATCCCGAGCTTGGAGTTCCACTACATCACCGACGCCGTGCACGATCCGTCGCGCGACCCGGCGTGGACGGGCCTCTACTTCGACGAGATCATCAAAGAGTGGATGGTGACCTGCGCCACGCCCGTGTACTTGGGTGACCGCCTGGTGGCCTCGGCCGAGACGGACGTTCTTCTGAGCGAATTGTTCAAGCGCTCGATCAACGATCACGCGCCCGGTACGTACAATCTGATTTTTCGCGGTGACGGGCGCCTGGTGGTGCACCCGGACAAGGTCGCCGAGATTCAGGCCAAGAATGGCAATTACCTGATTGCCGAGTCGGGGGACGAGCACCTGAAACGGGTGTTCGGCTTGGTGATGAACAGCGTGATGGGCAGTGCGCCCAACACGGCGGTGGCGGACAACTCCGTCGATTCGGAATACGTCTTTTTCGCCAAGCTGGACGAGCCCGATTGGTACTTCGTGACGATTTTCCCGAAGTCGACGTTGAGCAAGCAGGCGTTCGACACGGCCCGCGTGTACCTCTTTTTGAGCGTGGCCTCGCTGCTGGTGGAAATCATCGTCATGTATTTCGTGCTGCGCAAGCAGGTGGCCGCCCCGCTCATGGACATGATGGCCGCGACCAGCCGCGTGGCCTTGGGCGATTTGAACGTGCTTCTGCATTCGGCGCGCCGGGAGGACGAGCTGGGCCAGCTTTCCTCGCAGTTCAATGCGATGGCCGGCGCGGTGTCCACCCGCGAGCAATCGCTCAAGAATACGCTGGTGGAATTGGAGGATTCACGCCGTCAGCTCGCGGCGAAGGAGGCTCTCGAGCGCGAGCTGGAGATTGCCCGCACCATCCAGGTTTCGCTGGTGCCGCAGACGCTGCACTTGAAGGGGCTCGACGCTGCAGGGAAAATGCTCCCCGCGGAGGAAGTCGGGGGAGACTATTACGACGCGTTCGAGGCCGAGGGCACCGATTGGCTCTTGATCGGAGACGTATCGGGCCACGGCGTGACCGCGGGCCTCATCATGATGATGGTGCAGACCGCCGTGCGGACTGCGGTACTCAATGCGCCGAAAGATCCCGAGGATCCATCGCCATTGTCACCGTCGCACGTGCTCAATATGGTCAATACGTCCATATTTGGGAATCTGCAGCGGATCGACAAGAACCAATACATGACGCTTACCGCCTTCCGCATCGAGGGCAACACCTTCACGTACGCGGGGCGCCATCAAGACGTCATCATCTACCGCGCGGCTACGCGGAAGATCGAATGCCTCGAAACGGACGGCATGTGGCTCGGCATCATGGATGACATTTCGCAGATGGTGGAGGACCGCACGTTCCTCGTCGACGAAGGCGACATCGTGCTCCTCTACACGGACGGCCTACCCGAGGCGAAGCGACTCGGTCGCTTTTTGGGCATCGAAGGCCTGGTCGAGGTCTTCCGGCATGCCGTGGAGACGGGGCGTCAGAGCAGCCAGGAAATCCTGGAGAGCGTTCTGGAGCAGACCAAAGACCACGAGTTCAAGGACGACGTTTCGCTTCTCGTGGTACGGGCGATGTGCAAGACAGCGCCCAAGAGCGACTCAGGGACTAAGACGGAGGACGTCGCGAAGGCGTAG
- a CDS encoding BMP family ABC transporter substrate-binding protein, giving the protein MGLATLAALGCTFVTESDIKGSGLGTVCTSNDQCHAGVCDNGICVASCSVDGECPSPTKCFGNKCQTPLKVAGLWIGPVTAGEGWNTTHQEGMEEAAKQLPYLSWYKRENVLPFTGDVDKAIDEAVVKEKVDVVVLNSFSQREEMMKKAEQYKDVKFLNCSGDNFNGHNAISYDGHIEQSWWVAGRVAGSKAKKRLGFVASFITPEVVRYISAFYLGARSINKDIKLEVQWLGFWVDYKTPESYAYRGPLSNNEEVKLYREDLLTYRLIDGGAEVIAHSTDSQRPVRAIERLTKAQKIHDIYSISNDNKAGCVDLTTKQPMQSCLGSPHWNWTPLYIQMFDDIHRGIWKADRNRNEVMTIDAVQSVPGFELNPASGIDSNAVRSYVTEISGRGWEYAFAGPYETTGQRDRDLDGLPDPVQAFGADEKMLEAEYNTMCWFPKGVIEKFDVTDPKSPDVDGRVPDEDRVRDAKFVNDLEGPPGVPPGVGIVCKKNL; this is encoded by the coding sequence GTGGGACTCGCCACATTGGCGGCTTTGGGCTGCACGTTCGTCACCGAGAGCGACATCAAAGGCAGCGGCCTCGGTACGGTCTGCACCTCCAACGATCAATGCCACGCCGGCGTCTGCGACAATGGCATCTGCGTGGCCTCGTGTTCGGTCGACGGCGAATGCCCCTCACCGACCAAGTGTTTTGGCAACAAATGCCAGACGCCACTCAAGGTTGCCGGCTTGTGGATCGGTCCCGTCACCGCAGGGGAGGGATGGAACACGACGCACCAAGAAGGGATGGAGGAGGCTGCAAAGCAACTTCCCTATCTCAGTTGGTACAAGCGTGAGAACGTCCTACCTTTCACCGGCGATGTCGACAAAGCCATCGACGAAGCGGTGGTGAAGGAGAAGGTCGACGTCGTCGTCCTCAACTCGTTCAGCCAGCGCGAAGAGATGATGAAGAAGGCGGAGCAATACAAGGACGTCAAGTTCCTCAATTGCTCAGGCGACAACTTCAACGGTCACAATGCCATCTCTTACGATGGCCACATCGAGCAATCGTGGTGGGTCGCCGGGCGGGTCGCGGGTTCCAAGGCCAAGAAACGTCTCGGATTCGTGGCGTCGTTCATCACACCGGAGGTCGTGCGCTACATCTCGGCCTTCTACCTCGGGGCGCGCAGCATCAACAAAGACATCAAGCTCGAGGTTCAGTGGCTCGGATTCTGGGTCGACTACAAGACCCCCGAAAGCTACGCCTACCGAGGCCCGCTTTCGAACAACGAGGAAGTGAAGCTCTATCGCGAGGATCTTCTCACCTATCGTCTCATCGACGGAGGTGCGGAAGTCATCGCACACTCGACGGACAGCCAACGGCCGGTCCGCGCCATCGAGCGGCTGACGAAGGCTCAGAAGATTCACGACATTTACTCCATCAGCAACGACAACAAGGCCGGCTGTGTCGACCTTACGACGAAGCAGCCCATGCAGTCCTGCCTGGGGAGCCCGCACTGGAATTGGACTCCGCTGTACATCCAGATGTTCGATGACATTCATCGGGGAATTTGGAAGGCTGACCGGAATCGCAACGAGGTCATGACCATCGACGCCGTGCAGAGTGTTCCCGGGTTCGAATTGAACCCGGCCAGCGGAATCGACAGCAACGCCGTGCGCTCGTACGTGACCGAAATCTCCGGTCGCGGATGGGAGTACGCATTCGCCGGCCCGTACGAGACTACGGGTCAGCGCGACCGCGATTTGGACGGCCTGCCGGATCCCGTGCAAGCTTTTGGCGCCGATGAAAAGATGCTCGAGGCCGAGTACAACACGATGTGTTGGTTCCCGAAGGGCGTCATCGAGAAGTTCGATGTGACCGACCCCAAGTCGCCCGACGTCGACGGACGGGTCCCCGACGAAGATCGCGTCCGCGATGCCAAGTTCGTCAACGATCTGGAGGGCCCGCCGGGGGTGCCACCCGGCGTGGGCATCGTGTGCAAGAAAAATTTGTAA